The Flavobacteriales bacterium region TTGTGGTATGATTTATTTGTCCCAAAGGCATTAATTCTGTACGAAAAGCTTCTTGACCGTTTATGTACACCACAGCAGCATCGTCGTGTATCAAATGCATATACACATTATTAAGTTGATTAAGGTTCGAAATATTTACTTTCTTTCTTAAGAAGTAAGCGGCTAAACCGCTATTAAATTCGGTTTGCTGATCACTTTCACCAAAACCAAAATGCCCCATGCCTATACTCCAAGAACTGTCGTTATATTCAATAGATGTCCAATTTGAACCAGATGAAAATGTAGAATCGAAATAGCTCCAAGCACTTCCCGCAGAAAAGAAAAGCGTATCGACTTCTGAGATGACATGAACTGTTTTAGTGAATGTATTATTAGTGCTATCTGAATCAATTCCGTTGATAGCATTTACTTCAGCTTTAACAGTATAAGTCCCTAAAGTGGAAAAGTCAGCCATTTGAGAAAAGGTGAATGATGAACTTTGACCTGGATTTAATGTCTCTTGGCTAGTATCTGTTGCAACTAAATCATTATCTATATAATATAAAATTTCAAAATTATTTATCGTTAAATTTCCAAAATTCTTAACATCTACTTTTATAGGAATGGATGAAGTAGAATACATATATTCATTGGGTTGTTGAATTGATGTTACAGCCAAATCTACATCCGAAAGTGAAGTATACTCAATAACAAGTTTGGCGGATTTCGAGGGGTCTTCATTAAACGAAAATGCCCTTCTTTTGGCGTCAGAACCACCGTTTCCAGTCAGAATAAAAGAAACTGCATTACCAAACTGCCAACCGTTTAAAGCAAGTACTTCACTAACTATATCACTTAAATCTGGTGTTCGTTGATTTATTCCCGATTCATTGTCACTCCATGGCTCAGTTAGCGTCCAACTCACTTCTGCAAGTGTGGTGTTTCTACTAGAAATATTAGTTTCTTCATTCGAAAAAGTAATCGAATTATTTGAGCTTTCTCCTTTAATATTTATGCTAACATCTCCTGAATATGAACCGTCAGCAGTAAATTGTATGTAAGCATTATTTATTACAGAGTTTGCTGGAATGTTGATATCAGCAAAACGGAGTCCAATGGTTTGCAGTCCTTGACTGTTCCAAGAATCATAGACCAATTCAATATCGGAACTCGAAATAGTTACGTAAGAACCATCAAATTTTTCTTCCGCATCATCTGATGACGATTGAATGTATTGTTCAAATGTTTGAGCCGATAATTCAGAAAAAAATAATACTAAAAAAAGAGTCAATAATTGTTTCATTGCTTTAAGTTATTTTGTTATTAATTAAGGTTCAAACTTAGTTTTTAATCTTTTGCCTAATTATATCCTAATATTATATAACTATTAAATAAACCGCAACAATTATTAAGTTTTCATAAAGAATTCTTATTAAAAACTCACATTCCATTGTTCATTAGTTTATATAAGTTTAAGCTCTCATGAGGTGCTTTTTTGTTTAATTTGCACAAACCCAATTCTCAAAAAAAACTATTATGTTCAAAAAACTATTTACTACTACAATGGCGCTATGCTTGGCTTTGCTTTCAGTAAAAGCTGACGAAGGCATGTGGTTGCCACTTTTGTTGCAAGACAATGAAGCCGATATGCAAAATTTAGGTTTGCAACTTACGGCACAAGATATTTATGACATCAACAACTCATCTTTGAAAGATGCGGTAGTTTCATTAGGCGGATTTTGTACTGCCGAAATGGTTTCTGACCAAGGGCTACTGTTGACCAACCACCACTGTGGTTATGGACAGATACAGTCTCACTCAACGGTAAGTAACGATTACTTGACCGATGGCTTTTGGGCTATGGACAGAAGTGAAGAACTAGAAAACGAAGACTTATTTGTTTCTTTCCTTGTTCGTATGGAAGATGTAACAGAGCGTATGAACACCGCTTTGGACTCAGTTTCTGATGAAGATAGAAGTAGCGTTATCCGTAAACTTTCTGCCGAAATAGTAGCAGAAGCTACCGATAGCACACACTACAATGCTAGAGTAAAATCATTCTTTGGTGGCAACGACTTCTACCTTATGGTGTACGAAACTTTTAACGATGTACGTTTGGTAGGTGCGCCACCATCATCTATTGGAAAATACGGTGGCGATACGGACAACTGGATGTGGCCAAGACATACAGGAGATTTTGCTCTATTTAGAGTCTATTGTGGCCCTGATGGTAAGCCTGCCGAATATTCTGAGGATAATATTCCTTACACACCAAAGCACCACTTCCCTATTTCTTTAGATGGTGTACAAGACGGAGATTTCTCTATGATAATGGGTTTCCCAGGGTCTACAGACAGATACCTTTCTTCTTGGGGTGTGCAACAAGCTATTGAGCAATACAACCCAACGGTGGTTAAGATTAGAGATAGAAAACTAGAAGTTATGCGTGCCCATATGGACGCTAAAGAAAAAGTACGTATTCAGTATGCTTCTAAATTTGCTAGAACGGCTAATTACTGGAAGTACTACATTGGCCAGACTAAAGGCTTAAAGCGTATGAATGTTTACGACCAAAAGAAAGCCTTAGAAGATCAGTTCACGGCTTGGGTTAATGTCAGTGATGAGCGTGTAGAAAAATATGGTGAAGCTCTAGATATGTTAGCCGATGCCTATTACGACAATGAGAAAATTAACGAGGTTCGTATTTTCTTGAACGAGGCGGTATTCCAAGGTGCTGAAGTCTTCTACTTCATTTATCAGATTCAGGACGCTATCAAAAACTTACCTGAAGACCCTAAAGCTAAGCGATTGGCTATCAACGAACTGAAAGATATCGCACGTGAGCACTTTAAGGATTACAACAAAGATTTAGATCAAGATTTATTTGCTGAACTATTGGAATTGTACAACGACAATGTGCCGTATAGCAAACAACCCGATGCCTTTGAAAAGGTTAGAAATCATAACTACACTAAAGGCGATTGGCACAAGTTTGCAGCCTACGTTTACAAGACTTCTCCCTTTGTGAGTCAAAGTAAATTCTTTGCTTTTCTAGAAAGACCATCGGTATATAAATTGGAAAAAGACTATGCTGTGCGTATGTTCAACTCCATTATGGACCACTACATGGACAAAATTAGTGAGAAGAGAAAAGAGGTTAGAGAGAATTTGGCAAAAGGAGAACGTTTATACATCGCTGGTTTAAGAGAGATGTTGCCAAACAAAAAATTCTATCCTAATGCCAATTCTACTATGCGTTTGACTTACGGACAAGTCGGCGATTATACACCGGGTGATGCTATGCACTACGACTTCATCACTACTTTTGATGGTTTGATGGAAAAGATGGACAATTCGGACGATGAGTTTATGGTGCCTGAACGTTTGCAAGAACTATACAAGGCTAAAGA contains the following coding sequences:
- a CDS encoding S46 family peptidase, with protein sequence MFKKLFTTTMALCLALLSVKADEGMWLPLLLQDNEADMQNLGLQLTAQDIYDINNSSLKDAVVSLGGFCTAEMVSDQGLLLTNHHCGYGQIQSHSTVSNDYLTDGFWAMDRSEELENEDLFVSFLVRMEDVTERMNTALDSVSDEDRSSVIRKLSAEIVAEATDSTHYNARVKSFFGGNDFYLMVYETFNDVRLVGAPPSSIGKYGGDTDNWMWPRHTGDFALFRVYCGPDGKPAEYSEDNIPYTPKHHFPISLDGVQDGDFSMIMGFPGSTDRYLSSWGVQQAIEQYNPTVVKIRDRKLEVMRAHMDAKEKVRIQYASKFARTANYWKYYIGQTKGLKRMNVYDQKKALEDQFTAWVNVSDERVEKYGEALDMLADAYYDNEKINEVRIFLNEAVFQGAEVFYFIYQIQDAIKNLPEDPKAKRLAINELKDIAREHFKDYNKDLDQDLFAELLELYNDNVPYSKQPDAFEKVRNHNYTKGDWHKFAAYVYKTSPFVSQSKFFAFLERPSVYKLEKDYAVRMFNSIMDHYMDKISEKRKEVRENLAKGERLYIAGLREMLPNKKFYPNANSTMRLTYGQVGDYTPGDAMHYDFITTFDGLMEKMDNSDDEFMVPERLQELYKAKDYGRYADEDGNLIINFISGNDITGGNSGSPVLNAYGELIGTAFDGNWEAMSGDIAFENDIQRTISVDARYIMFIIDKFAGATHLIDEMTIAPNRPRPLSAEEQAAKDAEDAMNDPLTIVNKLSTINYLGQEIPVIKMHSFGSAFDLAVAQFGSDSNTLFYWRGTVYTTEKR